The genomic interval TAGAGCACGAACTCTTCAAAATTCTTCTTTGGTCTTGGTGTTAATGGTTTACGTGGTTTCTTGTGCTCTTTGGTATAAACTTTTGGTGCTTGATCTTCTTTTTCTTTAAGCGGTTTTTTCACATCCAAATAGAGTCGCTCTAATGCTATAAAAGAGTGCATAATCACGGCTAATTCTTGGTAAAAATGGCTCTCTTCGTGAATGTAAAGCGCACCGACAAAATCATCTATAAACGGATTGAGAATGTTGACAAACACTTCGCGCAAAAGCTGAGCACTTTTCTCATTGCCAGAGAGCTCTTCTTCGATCATTTTTTGCATAAACAGCATAATAAACCCAACATGATCTTCCATCTCTTTAAACTTTTCCGTATCGCGTCTGAAGTTAGAACTTAGAACATAATTGACCATCTCTAAACGCTTTTTACCATCATCGCGGTTTTCAAGAAAATATGACGCCGTGACAGGAATAAAAGCAGAATAAGGGCTAAAAAAGACCGTATCACTCTCCTCTTTTAACAGAGTATAGCCTCCACTAATAAGCAAATTTTGCATATTAGTAAACGCGAGTTTACTCTCATCATCAAGAGGGTTTTGCGCTAAAATATCGATCGTTTTTTGAATCACCTCAAGATCATTCTTGTTCTCAAAAAACATTAACAGTGAAGCAAAGAGTCCGTAGTAAACGGCTCTTGCTTTATTGATCGCCTCTTTATTCATAAACTGAGTCCTTTGTTTTCATTTTCCATGTGGGCCTTAAACATCACTTTGGGTTTACAGGCGGCACAGCAGTAAAGTGTTCTAAGCTTCACCGCATCATTGCCAAAAAGCGGCGTCATGATGGCTGCGATTTTCTCAACCGCTTTGACAGTGGCAAAAGGCGTCCCACACTCAATACAGGTAAAAAGCTCATCTTTCGTCATAATGCGTTGCGAAAACCAACTTGGTTTTAAACTGATCTCATCGCGCACGACGGTTAAACAACCTTCTTCAGGACAGGTCACTTCACAATAGGTACAATTCGTACAAATCGAAGCATTAAAACGAAGCGAATTATCTTCAGGATGCGCTGTTAGAGCTCGCACATTACAGGCTCCCACACAACTCAGACACAACGTACATTTGCTCTCATCAATAACGATGTTGCCATAATGCACATGCTCACCCGTCTTTAACACACCCAAATCTTCACCATCCACTAAATGCGAAAGACGCGCTGAAAAAATCTCGCGTTTGCGAAGACCGTCTTCATTGATGCCGTACATACACTCAGGGAAACTTTCCATACTCTCGAAAATACGCGCCAAATCAGCACTGTCTTCACAGACGTAAATCGCTTTTTTGTGGTACTTTTTCTCAAAAATTTCATTCAGGATGCGAATCACATCACCCGTACCTTTGGAGATAAAATCGGTGTAGAAAATGATCGGATTGCCACTGGTTTGAAGTAGATTTAAAAGGTGCGCTTCATGGAGGTATTTTTCACCCTCAATCATCAAAGGTAAAACGCCCTCACGCAAGGGAATATCAATCAACCCCAAATCCATTTTATGAGGAATAATCAGTGCCGTTGCGCCTTTAAAATACTCACTCAAATGGGCAAAAGCAATGCGCGGCATCTGCGTATAATCAAGCGCACCGCTCGGACATACGCTCACACAACCGCCACAGCCATGACAATCAATATGCGAAAATGCCAAATGCTTGGTCTCATCCTCTTTTAAAATCGCAACCGTTGGGCAAACCTCAGCACATTTACCGCAAATCTCTGTGCGTCTTTCATGGTACTGACAGATGGAAGGATCGTAGTTGATAAAATTTTTATAGTGGTACTCGCCTTTGTTGTCTCGAAGCTTTTTAAGCGCCCCTTCCAGTCCAAGAAGAGCTGGATCATACACGCCACTTTGCTTCATCGCAAAGCTTGGAGCATTCCACCACAGAATTTGATCGCACTCTAATTCGAGGAGTTCATCCTCTTTTTTGAGCGTTACATGTAAAGAACCAATATGACCGTTCACATCTAAAATTATGGAAGAAGAGAGCAACATAACCGTAAAGTCTTCTTCTCTTAGTTCTGCTTTTAAAGCTTCATCGTTGGCATCGTCACTCACGATAAGCACTTTGTTGCCCACCTCTTGAGAATAGTCCATATCTTGCGCAAAATCAAACCCAAGGGCGCGTATGGCATACAATTTAGTGATCGTGGAAATTTTATTTGCAATGCTATCGCGTGAATGTTGGAGGTAAAAATTGATCTCTGGTGCGTAAATAATTGCCTCTGCCTCAGGGTCGTTCGAGACTAAAAAATCACCTTTGCAAGGGCTTTTAACCAGTTCTATCGCTTCGTCAAGAGGGAAATCAATACCAACGGTATCGTAGAAAACGTACTCTTTTTGCATTTTACATCCATTAAGTGGTAAATAAGAATTTACCGAATTGTAAAATGAATTGGATTAAATCGTTCTTAACAAGAGTATATTTATCCGCTTAGTAAGCATTATATATTTAATTATATAGCGTAATAGTGGTGTTTTTTCACTATTATCTTGTGTTAATCTTCTTCAGTTATAATAATAGGTATGAAATGACAAAGGTGTTACAATTTTGGTAAACAAAAACTTTCTAATCACAAGCTTTTTAGCCTTAATCGTGCTGGTACTCCTCTTTTCTTTCGCCACTTCGTATAAAAGTGTGGAGAAAAACACCATTGTCCTAGGTGCCTCGCTGCCTCTCACTGGCATTAACAGTCATTTGGGTCGAGATGTCGTTGTGGGCGCAAATACCTACTTCAGCCACACCAATGCCAGAGGCGGTGTGCAGGGTAAAAAAATTGAATTTATCCAGTATGACGACAAATACGAACCTGAAAACACCTACAGCAATACCATCAAACTCATCACCAAAGATGACGTTTTTGCCCTTTTTGGCTTTGTAGGAACACCTACAGTCAAACGTGTGTTACCGCTCATCACGGAAAGCCAGATTCCTTTTATCGCCCCCTACACTGGCGCTTCGTTTCTTCGCACCAAAGAGACGCCGAACATCATCAACTTTCGAAGTGCGTACACCGAAGAGCTTGACGCGTTAGTGGAGTACCTCACGAAGCAAAAAAACATTACACGCTTTGCGATTTTCTACCAAAACGATGACTACGGCGAAGAGGGGTACATCGCACTCTCAACCGCTCTTGGTAAACGCAACCTGCAACTGATGGCGGAGGGAACCTATAAACGCAACACGCTCTCCATTCGCCATGCGATTCATGAGATCGAAGCGGCAAAACCTGAAGCCATCATCTTGGTGGGCTCGTATAAACCTACGGCTCGTTTTATCGAAAAAGTGAAAGAGTGTTGCCCACAACAGATCATCTTTTGTCCCATCTCTTTTGTCAATGCAGACGCCCTTATGGGGGAACTGCACGGTAACGGTGAGAACATTCTCTTTTCTCAAACCGTTCCCTCTTACGATGATTTTTACTCCAAAGAGGCGGTGGAGTACATCAAAAATCTTGCCTTTTACTACCCAGAGGAGAAACCCTCATTGGTCTCTTACGAATCGTATTTGGCAGCCAAAGCTGTGGTCACGGCGCTTAAGGCGATCAATGGAGCGATCACACCGGGTAAGTTTTTGGATCACCTCAAACATGTTCCCACCCAAACGCTCGACAACATTCCTTTAAAATACCACAATGCCCAACTGCTCAATCAAGTTTACCTCTCAAACTATGTCAACGGCAAATTTGAAATTATTCAAAAGTACGAGTACTAAGATGACGTTTGTAGAGTTTATTAACCAAAAACTAGAGACCATCAAGTTTTCCAATAAAACCAAAATTCTTATTTTCATCATCTTAAGTGGAACGATGACCATTGGTTTTTTGATGTTCGTCTCCATTTTTGCGCTTAAATACGACTATGAAACCCTGTTTCAAAAGCACACGCAACCCCAAGTCGATCTTGAAGAGATTAAAGACAATTACCGCGTCAATGTCGCAGAAACGCTTCGAGACATCAAAGAGCGCCAAATCAGCAATGATGATGCCATCGAAGTGATCTATCTCGCGCAACAGATCATCCACAAACAGTGGAACAGTTACCAATTTGCAACCAACCGTCAGATCGGAGGACTCCCTTATCTTGCGAGTCGTTGGCTGAGTCTCTTTTTGGTCATGCCCGACATTCCTGAAAAGACTATCTTTCAAAAAGGAATTGTGGAAAAGATCAGCGTGAAGATGCAAAGCATTGATAGTAAAATCACGATGATGTTGGAACTATTGAAATACTCCAAAACCGAACAAGCGAGTTTTTTGATTGATGACATTATGCTCGAAGCCAATTCGCTGAACATTTATCTCTCAAGCCTCATTACCACGCATCTCAAACAAGCGATTACCGAAAAACAGGTCAACGACAGCCTCTTTCAGACCAGTACGATCATGCTTATTCTGCTCATCGGTCTGATCTTCTTTTTTATCACGATGGTGCTTTTTATCATCATTAACCATTTTAAAAATTTGCATAACTATCTTGAGGAAAATATTCTCATCAAGACCAAAGAGCTTCGCGATCTTAACGATTCGCTGGAACTTCGCATCAAACGAGAAGTCGAAAACAGTCGTAAAAAAGACAACATCATGTTCCAACAAGCAAGACTTGCGAGTCTTGGAGAGATGCTTCAAAACATCGCGCACCAATGGCGACAACCGCTAGGTTCACTGATGATGATTATTCAAAGTTTTGAGAGTAAGTTTTTAGCAGGCAAACTGGACGAACCCTTCATCGCTTCACGTGTCAAAGATGCCC from Sulfurospirillum multivorans DSM 12446 carries:
- a CDS encoding ABC transporter substrate-binding protein — protein: MVNKNFLITSFLALIVLVLLFSFATSYKSVEKNTIVLGASLPLTGINSHLGRDVVVGANTYFSHTNARGGVQGKKIEFIQYDDKYEPENTYSNTIKLITKDDVFALFGFVGTPTVKRVLPLITESQIPFIAPYTGASFLRTKETPNIINFRSAYTEELDALVEYLTKQKNITRFAIFYQNDDYGEEGYIALSTALGKRNLQLMAEGTYKRNTLSIRHAIHEIEAAKPEAIILVGSYKPTARFIEKVKECCPQQIIFCPISFVNADALMGELHGNGENILFSQTVPSYDDFYSKEAVEYIKNLAFYYPEEKPSLVSYESYLAAKAVVTALKAINGAITPGKFLDHLKHVPTQTLDNIPLKYHNAQLLNQVYLSNYVNGKFEIIQKYEY
- a CDS encoding TorD/DmsD family molecular chaperone, yielding MNKEAINKARAVYYGLFASLLMFFENKNDLEVIQKTIDILAQNPLDDESKLAFTNMQNLLISGGYTLLKEESDTVFFSPYSAFIPVTASYFLENRDDGKKRLEMVNYVLSSNFRRDTEKFKEMEDHVGFIMLFMQKMIEEELSGNEKSAQLLREVFVNILNPFIDDFVGALYIHEESHFYQELAVIMHSFIALERLYLDVKKPLKEKEDQAPKVYTKEHKKPRKPLTPRPKKNFEEFVL
- a CDS encoding 4Fe-4S binding protein is translated as MQKEYVFYDTVGIDFPLDEAIELVKSPCKGDFLVSNDPEAEAIIYAPEINFYLQHSRDSIANKISTITKLYAIRALGFDFAQDMDYSQEVGNKVLIVSDDANDEALKAELREEDFTVMLLSSSIILDVNGHIGSLHVTLKKEDELLELECDQILWWNAPSFAMKQSGVYDPALLGLEGALKKLRDNKGEYHYKNFINYDPSICQYHERRTEICGKCAEVCPTVAILKEDETKHLAFSHIDCHGCGGCVSVCPSGALDYTQMPRIAFAHLSEYFKGATALIIPHKMDLGLIDIPLREGVLPLMIEGEKYLHEAHLLNLLQTSGNPIIFYTDFISKGTGDVIRILNEIFEKKYHKKAIYVCEDSADLARIFESMESFPECMYGINEDGLRKREIFSARLSHLVDGEDLGVLKTGEHVHYGNIVIDESKCTLCLSCVGACNVRALTAHPEDNSLRFNASICTNCTYCEVTCPEEGCLTVVRDEISLKPSWFSQRIMTKDELFTCIECGTPFATVKAVEKIAAIMTPLFGNDAVKLRTLYCCAACKPKVMFKAHMENENKGLSL
- a CDS encoding sensor histidine kinase gives rise to the protein MTFVEFINQKLETIKFSNKTKILIFIILSGTMTIGFLMFVSIFALKYDYETLFQKHTQPQVDLEEIKDNYRVNVAETLRDIKERQISNDDAIEVIYLAQQIIHKQWNSYQFATNRQIGGLPYLASRWLSLFLVMPDIPEKTIFQKGIVEKISVKMQSIDSKITMMLELLKYSKTEQASFLIDDIMLEANSLNIYLSSLITTHLKQAITEKQVNDSLFQTSTIMLILLIGLIFFFITMVLFIIINHFKNLHNYLEENILIKTKELRDLNDSLELRIKREVENSRKKDNIMFQQARLASLGEMLQNIAHQWRQPLGSLMMIIQSFESKFLAGKLDEPFIASRVKDAQLLSSNMSDTLEDFRTFFNPNKSKKAFRIKEVIQKAVDLSKYQLEREEITLALFIKDDLEVFGFKNELIHVLLNLIGNSKDILASKTDNIHKIIHIIAKQNEERIFINVIDNGGGIKSDIIPKVFDPYFTTKHKSVGTGIGLYMSKQMVEKHMHGKITCKNIRHKLSTKVLWACTMFTIEIPKNYINTNEGDDDEQAQF